gatgtgagtgatgtaaatgggatttatcccttccatatgacggaagtgatatttgtgagccccttgattagtaggacgcaagaaagcatgaccatacttaaatgagtcaatatgagatattgagcttatttgattgagtatatctacttagagatcaagaaacataaaaattgataagaggatgacatggtctatgcctcattgatcaatccagatatcaaggatagaaggattgagtcatacaagataatagtcatggAAATGTTAAGTTGGATCTCGACATAttcgtcacttgggtagtaataatatcttgctagatgtcactcattgtttatgtatttaaaatgttgatttggatacattgccaacgttacgagaatctgttgggtcacacacaaagaacaagttgatttggagatgggttcatgttatggatcattgaattaaatttaatccgaattagactcattgagttagactcaattggatccaattattagattgagtctaattcgaattagattcattgagtcaatttggattgatgttcatagagttgattgattaataaagttcaatgagttagactcattgggtgaactcgagttcatcaaggaagatgaatggtcatttttaaaccattggattgaataggaattttcattagatgaaaacttGTTGTGTCTATTGagattccttctcttcttcttccttctcttggccgaaactcaccttgtggttgctagcacaactaaAGGTTGTTTCTTTCTTCAcattgtgagtttgtgagacaaacgaaagcttgttcgtgtggataccgtaaagGCATGGACACGTGATCATGTTGAGATCCTAGCTGTCAGGAGATCGAGTACACACACCAAAAGTATAACCCTCTAATCAAacttagtatgtgatagtttttccTTCGCATAGATTTTATGGAGAGGATCTAGTAAATTTTTTGTTGCACTTTTCACGTGTTTAGCGCATTAGATCTCTACATTTTTAATCGGGTATCTAGTTCTTGCGAGTTGACTAATCTCGGGATGGATGGTTCAGTCCTACATTCCCCCACCAAGCAAATCTAAGAATCATGGTGGGTCCTAATAAGGTGATCCAAGATCACTCGTAGTTCAATCGCCATAGCTGTGCTGTGTAGAAATTGAACTTTGGTCACTTGGGAATGTACCCTGCCCCTTACCACCACATCAAACCCTGGGAGCCCATCctacaaattttttttaatgaaaataaaGATATCTAGCTTTTATGTGGTACCGCTACATTAGCGGCTCCCTCATGACTGGATCATGCCATTTTGAGGTAGTTCAATAGCAACCCAAATTGACAAGTACATGGGTGAAGACCGCAAAGATGATGAAATCCTTTGCCGAGTTTTAACCCTTGACCATTACAATCATTATCTCATACACTTACCAACTGAGCCAACCTTGAGGGCCAAGATATCCAACTTTTATGATCCTATTAATCCTAGAGGTAATCGACCCGCCCACTAATGTAAATCAGAAAGTGCAAATGGGTCATGACGGATGCCCCCGACGCCACAAATTTTTCAAACTCTCTTAATGTAATGAATCCTGGGTAAGATTTAAAACCCATTACCATGGGAACTCATCCTATTTCTTACCACCGCACCATCACCCCAGGCCTTCCTACAACTTAAGACACTGAAGGTGGTGTGACCTATGGTGACCTGCTAGTGAAAGATTGTAAGTGACTCCTAATTGGGTTAATGCTTTTTCATCGAGAGATGATGCAAGCAAAATTAAATAGCAATATTAGATTGGCTCGTAGAGAATGTTCCACTAATTCATGGAGCATAAATTTTCTCATGTTTTGACTACTGCATTaataattagtagtcatctatgATTTATCTTCCCTGTATTAATCCAGAAACAAATTGACGGGGACACTGAGCCGAAAGAATTGACATTTTTGCCACATTTATTAAGAGATACATTAATATCTCCATGTTGGATTTGGATTTGAATTTATAATCTTTCAGTCCACAAAGTTAATGAAGTTCTTCCGGTCAATTGTTCCTTCTTATCCCTTCCACTTTACGTACCACTGAGAATATCTTTGTTTATCAATCGCAAATGAACCGATCGACCATGCACCAACATTAAGCACATTTCTCAGATTGCATGCAGATCATTACGATCTCACGAAGTCGATTGAGTTCCTCCTCAGTGATCAGTACCTGTCTCCTCAAACAAGCCGAATATATCTGAAGGCACGGCAGGATCATGTTTCATGATTAGATTTGCAAAGAAGATCACCATGCTTCAGCCACCAGCAGCTGCATGGAAACTTATAAACCATGCACCACATGGCCAATGCACGTTGTGTTCTCAGAAGGAAGGACACAAGATTCCAGTGGAGCTCTAAAGAAGCAGCAGACTAGCAGAGAGATCACTCAAGGAGATATTTCATTTGCTTTCTCTTTTCCCTTCCTGCCCTTAAAAAGATTGGAGAGACAGTGGGAGGCCTTTTAAGGGATTGATGGGAATTAGTTCCATCCCAAGCTCATAAACAACTTCAAGGACTGACCAAATCTGCAGCTTTGACTCTGAACAAGAGCAAAGCATATAGAATAGATTTGATTCTGAACAGCAAACCCTGAAGATATATGATGCATTAAGCATTAACTGATGATGCATTTGACTCTTTCTCCAGTATTCTGTTTATCTTTCCTTTCTCCTCATCGTACCATTTTTAGTTTCTGTTTATAATAAGCAAACAGCCTTTCCTTCTTTAATCTCccttctctctctatatatatacctGTTGTTGGAGCATTGGGCCACCGGAGATATGAACCGGAGTTAGTTtcggtttcttctccatcttcgaATCATTTTCTGCTTGTTGTAACTAGAGGTTGTTGGTCGGAGAAGGAGGAGACATGCTGCAGGAGATTATGGAACCGGCAGTTTCCGGCGAGCTCTTGATTGTGAGTCTCTGACATCCTCGTGATCCTTctgctccttttttttttttaaaaaaaaagatttagaaaatccaTTTCTAGATTAATGCTTAATTACTTCAAACACTTTCAATTGCGCGCGCGCGCGCGCGAGAGAGATGAAGCACGGCAAAGCGGCACCGACCACTCTGTTCTGGATATTGGACGAGACGTCGACTGTAATTTATTGTGGCAGAATCTTGCACTTTGGCTTGGCTAATAATTGTACAAATATGCTCTGTTAGATTCGCTGCGGCGGCTTTCTCTTGACATACGTGATGGAGTCGAGCTTCTCTCGTTGATTGATTCTTCTTCTCTGTGTGGTGATTAAGATCGCTTTATGTATTTGTAACGGGTGCAGGAGGAGATCTCGAGCCCCATAGCGGCGCTGCAGCTTCATGATTTCTGCGACGATGACGAGGTTGCCGGGGGAGGCGCCGGCGATCTTTTCTGCCGCTCGGGGAACTCCATCCGGCTCCCTTCAGTCTCCTCTTCTGCAGCGAGAAATGCCGTCGCCAATGGCCAGGAGGCGCTCTGCTGCTACGGAGTCGACTCCGCCGCCGCCACTGCTTTCTCCTTCTTTCCTTCCCTGTATGCCCTCCTCGATGTCCTTCCACCGCCGCCCGACCCTGAGCCTGACCTCTCCGTCTACCCTTCCTCCGTCAATCTCCTCCCCTCTCCTCCTTCGGCAGTGATGTTCCAAGTCCCGCCGGAGTCGGCGATGTACGTCGGAGACTCCTTCGACCACATGATGCTGAAGGAGACCATCACGGATGGATACTCACTCAACCCCTCCATGGTGGCAGGAGAATCTTCCATTGGTCAGCAGCCGCAGCATCTGTACGAAGAGCCGGGCTATGCGCCGCCGGAAATGGTAGGGTTGAACGCGCCTTCGTTCGAGTTGCTAGAAAGCATTAATGCGACGCTCTACGGCGGAGCCGACACACAGAGGTTCTTTGGTGGAGTTACGCCACCTGTAGGCCCCACCGCAAGGCTGCTGGCCGAAAGCGGAGCTCCAGTGGGCTCATTCGGGCACGAAGCCCTGCAACATCGCTTGTTCGGCTCCGGCGACTTCCAGGTACCGGAAAATAAAAAACAGAGAATTGCACACCAAGAATTGCAATTAATCCTCTCGCCTTTTGCCTTTGAAAACCATGAAGAAGGTAATCGGAGGATGCAGCAGCGGCAGCATCGCGTCGTCGGATGATCCCACCTACAAAGTCGGCCGCTTGTCCGTCGAGGAGAGGAAGGAGAAGATCCACAGGTACATGAAGAAGAGGAACGAGAGAAACTTCAGCAAGAAAATCAAGGTAGCCATGCATGCACCCCTTCCCCTCCCTCCAAGTAAACTAACTCTGTCTTCTAATGCTTCTTGGACGCATGCAGTACGCCTGCAGAAAAACTTTAGCAGATAGCCGGCCTCGAGTGCGTGGGAGATTCGCGAAGAACGACGAACTGGGAGAGGCGGCCCAGTGCAAATGAGTTCGACGACGATGAAGAAGTAAAACTCATCGCGACTACTCTCGCTAACAAATTCAGTGGAGTCAATTCGTTCAGGATTTGAATGAGGCAGAAGGAAATGGGGATCACAGTCACTTTTGGGGCCATTTGCTAGGATGAATGCAGAATGAGAAGATCCAATTTAGTCTTTTCCATTTTGTTATACAACTTATTTCTTAGCCTCATCTGTGTTATAATACAAGCAGCAACAACTGCTGAATTGAAAGAAAACGAAAACAAACTGATGGTTCACAGCTAGTTTAGAAGTTGGAGGTGACTGAAGTGAAGATTGATGAGCCTATAAACGCCACAAGGAATGTCTTGATAAGTTTTTAGTTCCATTCAAGAACCAATAAAGTGAGAGCACCATTAGTACATGCAAGAATCAGCCTCAAGGCAACATATATATAGCTGCTCTTTATCCAAGTTAACTATTAGGATAGGGCTGTAAATAAATTTAACATTCCTGAACAAGTTTCAGTGTTCTCGATTAactgaaaattttgtttatgtttattcaacctacaaaatcaattaaatgaataaacttaaataacttattaaattaaataaataaatttatacatatatgtgttcaattcattaatgttcataaataatatttatgaacaaCGTTGATGTGCACATTTCATATATGATTTTTTATCATAATTTGACACATCTTATCCATTTGATATAcatatatttcatatttttatctctttgtattttattttgataCTTTTCTAGTTTGGAGAACTGCTCTCGTTTATTTCTTTTGATATAACGTGAAAATGAGTGAAAACAGAGCTTAAAGACCAACTACCAAGGACACTCTGAAGCTTGTCACGTCCATCTGTGCCTTGAAGTTCCAGATCCTGCCACAGGCCCCCATGCTAGTTGGCACAGGTCGTATCCGATTTCTAGAGTTTTTCTAGACCTGCTAAGGGCCCCTGTGTCAGTCGGCATGGGTCGTGCCGCCACTCGACGGAGGACAGAGCCCGACACAGCGGCATGGGGTTGTGTCGAGCACCTATAACTAACCTATAAACGGCTGATTTTAGATCTAAAGAGGGGATCTCGATTGGTGGCTAGCCAAGGGCCCTAAGAAGGCTTTGAAGAATGATCACAAGGGGATTCAATGCCTTCACGCCCAGAATTTGGATCGGAAGCATTCAGAGATAATCTCACGCATCAAGACTAAGCTTTCCTTCACTTTTCTAAATTTGGTCTTGATTGTAACTGTTGAAATGATGATCTCTATTTGTAACTCTGTTTATATGGAGTAGACTCTTGATTTTAGGATTATGGATTAACCCTATGATATATGCAAATACTTTTCTGATTGAATCTATTAAGTTTGATTATTTCTTATTTAATGATTTGTGCGTTTGTGGTTTGGTTATGCTGTGTACATACAATCTTGATGCCAAAAGTATGAGATTCGTATCCCACGAGATAAATCTAAGGGAGAACCCACTCCTCCGACCCGTAGAAATCCGAGATGTGGAGAGTCAACTATGAAAGTAGATCGGTATACTACGATGAGCAATAAGTTGTCATAGATCTTAATGGATCGATTTCAATTCGTCACCACACAATAggagaaaggggggggggggtgttgtgAGATCATGTGAtagaaatatctttaaaaaagtAACTTCTCAGCGATGTTGCTCTGAAAGTAGACAACGAATTGGAATAGATACGTCGGTGTAGTTTCAAAAATCCACATCGAATACCTTAGGATAgtcaatttacataaatagccaTTGAGGATAGGAAACCAAACATAGATTAGATGTTTATAATTATTGCGGTGAAActaaaatcctaaaattacttcttttttttttcaaatcgaaTACCTCGAATCactctccttcccttttctctcttctcGTTCAAATCTCTTCCCTCACTATATTCTCTATATTTCTTTCTAAGATCTCTAGTTATTAAACAACCTCTTATTCACGATTAGAATAGACAATCACATTTGTTTAGTAAGCTAGTACTTAGCCATTAGTCCTCATgagatcaatatttttattacttgatgataaaATCGTACACTTGCAGTTAGTACACATCATGTTTTTGGTGCCATTGCCAGAGATTTATTTTAGTTCATATTAGTGGAATAACAAATTGATTAGATTAGACTATTTTTCTTCATAAGTTTCATTTACATTTGTTTACATTTTTCTTAGTACTATTCCTTTTGTCCTTTCAGGGGATACTAAATTTGAATTAAGCTAGAATCAAGTGGATGCAATGAGGATGATCGACAATGCTAGACTTCTCAAAGAATTTTCTGCACCTCTCTCAGTCTTTGAGGTCTTGCAAAGTTAGGCCCCTAATAGAAACTAGAGATTTTGAATTGAACCCCGATTTAATCTTTATTATTCAACAATGACAATTTGAGGGCACACTTTCAGAAGATCCATATAGACATCTGAAGCATTTTTTGAAATGTTGTGATATAGTGAAGCGGGATGGTGTTTTCGAAGATGCAATCAGAGTAATGAGATTCAATTTTTCTTCAACACACAAAGCTAGTGATTGATTATACTCACTCCCATCAGGGAATATCACAACTTTGGGATAGATGGAGAAGTATTTTCTTAATAAatattttccaccaaccaagatAACAAAATTGAGAAGACAAATCACAAAGTTCAAACAATCGGAAGGAGAATCATTGTTTGAGCTTGGGAAAGACTTAAGGCACTACTATTGCAGTATCCCCATCATGATTTTGGAGAATGATTTATAATTCATTTATTTTATATGGGGATATCTAATGCATCAATCATTTCACTGATATGACAGTAGAGGGTTCTTTGAGGAGGAAAAATGTGGAAGAGGGCTATTTGCTTATTGAGGACGTAACATGAAATCTAAACTTGTGGGGAAAGACACAAAATTGTGCACTTATGGTTAGTATAGGTAATCACATTTGTTTAGTAATCTAGTACTTAGCTACTAGTTCTTGTGGGatcaatatcttttattacttgacgacaaaaTTGTACACTTATGGTTAGCACACATCAAACAtttgtgaacaacgttcgtgaataatgtttGTAAATAATATTTGTGCATGAATAATATTTTTGAACCATCTTCATTAATAAAACAATTATCAACatgataaataaacaaaaaaagttTCAAAATGAATAAACAAGTTTGTATTATCATATTCAATAACCAACCAAACAagcttaaaatataaaaattttaaacaatcaaacaagattaaattaagagctcgataacatttaaacgaatcaagctcaagttaagtttgaaccaaactcataaaaaaaaaactaagtcaagcttgtgttgggaccttgacatctgctagagggggtgaatagcatcttaCTCAAAATGtcacttcctacaatggttagtaggCATAGcggaatacaaaagaaatactaacaagagaaagcaaacctaacacgttaatttaacgtggttcggagatagagctcctactccatggatgcccgtaaggtggatgatcctgaTCCATTGGTGGATGATTCCCCCAAGAACTTCTGGCTAGCTCGCGTAACtccttgtaggtggagaaacATCACCACAACTCGCATAAGACCACGCTAGATCatttgagcacttgtagactctTATTAGGGTTAACCACTATTAATTTCTTCAACTTTTCCCAAACATCCTGagctctcttaaatagagctcgagaggaaaacaccaAGCTATTTTTCATCCACATGTCGACTGGTAaaaatatcagtcgactggtactaagTGGAATTTGACCATTACATgctaacggctcgataccagtcgactgatgaaaacaccaatcgattgatccatatgcgaacagagacattctgttcgctaccagtcgactgatgaataCACCAGCCGACTGCTATAGTAACTACTACAGTACTGTTATAGTAATAGTtatagtactgctacaataaAATCCtgaacctaggattttaccctgagtacaatctctcatgcactcgtccttgcccgcaCAACCTCAACCTTGCCTTCTAACTTCCTCTATCAGCCTTGTGTCTCTTAGATGCTTCCCCacccttcacgccttgccttcaagagcttccttcaaccttgtcattgttgtcaggtcttcctttgccaagaggtcatgCCTCGGGGAGTTCAActtttgccaagtcacacttggacttacgttgccaagactacatacatggacttacattgtcaagactcacccttggactttcctcctttgctatgatcacacttggactctctTTAATATACCTATAttctgcacactcacaatacatattaaatataataataaacccaACTTAAACCTTTTCCCAAACATTAAAACATAGGGTATCCATattgctctaacaatctcctcctttttgatgtttgacaatccgtttaaattagggaaacataaatgcaataacaatgcaaataaacatgcatatataCTTATGCATAAGTCATGGAACCTAGGCTTCCCCTTCACATAAGCTCTCCCTTGAGTTGGAATTTCTCACAAAGTGAaacttcttcccctttgccatCAAGTGAGCAATTGCTCCATCTTCACctgagctcccccttgagttaggttTTCTTGCAAGGGTGTGTAAGTTTCCTATTTAAACCCAGcacttctccccctttaccatacataaaaaagaactccaacaatatcccaagtaTTGGACTCTTTAACATCTAATGatcataaatatcatgtattaatctCCCATAAGATTGCATACATGTTCATCATCCTTTTGGTCATTTCCTATTGCTAAAATACATTTTTAGGTTGTATCAGTCGATTACCATTAACCCCAGTCGACTGCCATCtttaaaatgagcttacagagacattctgtgcctgtgaacagtgttaccagtcaactggtaactgtattagtcgactggtacactatttcagccaaaaaaatatttctaacccaattttagaaatacaCCAGATATTCCAtggacctccaaaaattctcaaattttgaggagagatttattttaccaatatctacttgggaaaaatataaaaaatatatatacttatGACAGATTTCAAGATTgatataaaatctaaaatttgctaaatggttcaattaaaccttgaTTTAAAGTCCTAGTTTTAACTTTCTCTTGGTATATTTttccatactaaaccataatgcatccctaatattagtttatatgacatctatatatcaaaaactaattttcatgcaatatgaacccaaatcatattttcatgcatgaaactcaaTCTAATTGTATCAATTCCCtagatttgagactcaagtcaATCTCCAAAATcctttggcacattccatggctctTCTAAACTCCCAAGTAATACCTACTTGAGATCCATTTACTATATGTCCCAaaaactctttgagctccccctagagctcttagccttagacaccttcctaggtgactcatccattaaggctaggccacttcggtgcacctcaggtgacacttggcctacaaaccttaccttcttaaccttagactccttgtctttggttaatttcttcttatccTTAACGTTGAACACCTCATCATTGTCATAATTATATGCCACCCTAACATATTCCTTCTCATTGGCCTTGTATGattctcccttgtccttggtcactcctcccttaccaatgtcatgtgtcacCTTAGCAATTGACCTCCTTTTCGTCTTGGAGGaacccaatttgatatttttgggtctttgaccatCCAAGCACATGTCAAATCTTTTAGGTTCAATAATAAACCTATCTAGGACTTTCTCTATTTCCTCAAGCCTttacttcaaggcttgatttttcaACTCTAGGGTTttaaccctagagtcaacttgTTCACCTTGGATATTTCTAGACCTatccaccttcctaggcatatgtctccctttcttgggattaatgcctatgTTTTCTGCCACCTTCCTCTCCTTAGGCAAGGTAGATTATTTCTTGCTAGGTATAACCTTACATGATTTTCTAGAGTTATCTACTGTGTTAATCATATTCCTATTATTGTACCTAAATCGATAATTATgcatgggtacataatttttagtaTTCCTAATAAGCATAAAAGAATTTAaacttggattaaacttcaaaatagggattaccttcccttttacctttgaagctcctacttgacttgagctcctcttgtTTTCCATTTCTTTAAGTGTGAGATGTTGAGCACGTGTCAATATCCGTTTGGTCCTTCCCTTG
This genomic stretch from Zingiber officinale cultivar Zhangliang chromosome 7A, Zo_v1.1, whole genome shotgun sequence harbors:
- the LOC122000296 gene encoding uncharacterized protein LOC122000296 isoform X1, whose amino-acid sequence is MLQEIMEPAVSGELLIEEISSPIAALQLHDFCDDDEVAGGGAGDLFCRSGNSIRLPSVSSSAARNAVANGQEALCCYGVDSAAATAFSFFPSLYALLDVLPPPPDPEPDLSVYPSSVNLLPSPPSAVMFQVPPESAMYVGDSFDHMMLKETITDGYSLNPSMVAGESSIGQQPQHLYEEPGYAPPEMVGLNAPSFELLESINATLYGGADTQRFFGGVTPPVGPTARLLAESGAPVGSFGHEALQHRLFGSGDFQKVIGGCSSGSIASSDDPTYKVGRLSVEERKEKIHRYMKKRNERNFSKKIKYACRKTLADSRPRVRGRFAKNDELGEAAQCK
- the LOC122000296 gene encoding uncharacterized protein LOC122000296 isoform X2, with amino-acid sequence MLQEIMEPAVSGELLIEEISSPIAALQLHDFCDDDEVAGGGAGDLFCRSGNSIRLPSVSSSAARNAVANGQEALCCYGVDSAAATAFSFFPSLYALLDVLPPPPDPEPDLSVYPSSVNLLPSPPSAVMFQVPPESAMYVGDSFDHMMLKETITDGYSLNPSMVAGESSIGQQPQHLYEEPGYAPPEMVGLNAPSFELLESINATLYGGADTQRFFGGVTPPVGPTARLLAESGAPVGSFGHEALQHRLFGSGDFQVIGGCSSGSIASSDDPTYKVGRLSVEERKEKIHRYMKKRNERNFSKKIKYACRKTLADSRPRVRGRFAKNDELGEAAQCK